The genomic segment GCCGAAGTCGACAACCAAGTCGTGGGTTGGGCATCCCTGTCCCGCTGGAATCAAAAACCGGCGTACGACATCAGTGCGGAGACGACATTCTATGTGGCCGTCGAACATCGCGGACAAGGGATTGGTCGCGCGCTGAAAGTAGCAATCATCGAAGAAGCCCGCCACCACGACTTCCATTCGCTAATCGCCCTCGTGACAGCCGAAAGCGAAGCGAGCCTACATTTGAACAAAATGTTCGGATTTGTCGAAGTCGGCGTGCTGAAGGAGATCGGCCGTAAGTTTGATCGATTGTTGGATGTGGTGATACTGCAGAAGGTGTTGAACTGATCTTCTAAAAAAGTGTCACTGAATTTTTCACTCCGAAAAACACCTCACGCAAAGGCGCAAAGATCGCAAAGCAAAGTAACTCACCATGCCCGGCTCTTAGCGGCCTTTGCGACTTTGCGTGAGGTTTCCTGCATGGAATGCACGTCTCTTGTTTGATCTGTGCTTTACTCGTGTTTCATCTGTGGCTAAAAAAACACTTCCACTTAACGCTGCCCCACCGGTTGCAGCGGGCTTTTGGCGATGTCGAAGTTACGGCACTCCCCTGCTGCGAATTCGACAGTGACGGTTTTGCGGCGGCCGAAGCCGTCGATGTTGCGGACGGTGCCTACGCCGTACTGCGGATGGCGGACGTCCATGCCGATGCTGAAACCGCGCGGGATTTCTGTCGGGGTGTTGGTGCCATTGAGCAAGTCGGCGGCGGTCATCATTTGCGGTCGGGGCGCATCTTCTTCAGGGCGCTGCTTGATGATCGGTTCGAAGTCGTCCAGTGAATGGTCGTGGGCATAGTCATCATCCCACGCGATATATTCACTGTCGGTTTCCACGACGGTGGCGGCGAGGTCCATCTCGAACAAAAACGGGCTGGGGATCGTCGACAGGCGCTGGCCGCGAATATCCCGCACTGCTGTTTGCGTGAGCATCAACTGCTCTTCCGCCCGCGTCATGCCCACAAATAACAACCGCCGCTCCTCTTCCAGTTCATGCGGGTCGTCACTGTTGATCGCCCTTTCGTGCGGCAATAGGTTTTGTTCGACACCGACGACGAAGACCACCGGATATTCCAATCCCTTGGCGGCGTGCAAGGTCATCAACGTCACGCTTCCCGCATGTTCATCGAGACTGTCGACATCGTTGATCAGCGAGCTTTCTTCCAGGAATCCTTCCAACGTGGCGTCGTCGCCGTGAGCTGCATCGTATTGCCGGGCTGCGGAGATCAACTCATCCACGTTGGCGGCGCGCTCCATGTTTTGTTCCGTGGGGTCATCCAACCAGGAATGATCATAGCCAGTTTGTGTGACGACCTGCGTAATCAACTCGGCGACTCCTTGCGCCGTGCGTTGCGACAGTTGGGAGATCAATTCGTAAAACCCATGCAGTGCTTTAATGGCGCGCTTCGTTAGCTTGGGGACCTCCTCTGCTCGCGCCGCTGCTTCCAACAAACCGCCCCCCTGCCCCGTCGCCCAAGCGGTTAAACGCGTGAGTGATGTTTTGCCGATACCCCGCGCGGGGACGTTGACGACTCGTTCAAACGCGGTGCGGTCGGCCGGGTTAGCGATCAGCCGTAGGTAGGCGACGATGTCTTTGACTTCCGCCCGGTCATAAAACCCGACCCCGGCGGCGACTTGATACGGAATGTGAAAGCGGGCCAACGCTCGTTCGATGCTCCGCGAAAGCGCATTGACGCGATAAAAGATTGCGAAGTCCGACCATGCTCTGCCTGCTTGATCAACGAGGTCTTGAATCCGCAGCGCGATCCCTTCCGCCTCGGCGGCGCCGTCGGTGAACGTCAATAACTCGACCGGCGGCCCTTCATCATTCTCCGTCAGCAGCGCTTTAGCTTTGCGGTTGAAATTGTGACCGATCAACAAATCCGCTTGCCGCAAGATGGCCTTGGTACTGCGGAAATTATGTTCCAAGCGGACGACTTTTGCGTCGGGATAATCTTGCTCGAAACGCAAGATGTTGCCGATCTCCGCTCCCCGCCAAGCATAGATCGATTGATCGGGGTCGCCGGTGGCGCACAGATTCGGAAAATCCTGTGACAACGCGCGGACGATGCGGTATTGCGGCAGGTTGGTGTCCTGATATTCGTCGACGAGAACGTATTGAAACCGCTCGTCCAGCTGGCTCCTTAAAGCGGGGTTTTCTTCCAGCAAGCGTGCCACGTGCAGCAACAGGTCGTCGAAGTCGACCGCATTGCTATCTTGCAAAGCGCGTTGATAGGCGGGGTACGCCTCTGTCACAACCCGCAACATTGTATCGCCGATGCCTCCCCCGGGGTTGAGAGCGAATTCCTCGGGGCCGACGAGGCGATTTTTGCTGGAGCTGATCCGTGCCGCTACTTTGGCCGGCGGAAAATGTTTGACGTCGTGCCCCAACTCGGTGAGCACCGATTTAAGCAACCTCCGTTGGTCGGAGGTATCAAGAATCGTGTAGTTGGGTTGCAGACCGACGCCGCGTGCGTGCTTTCGCAGCAATTGTGCGCAGAACCGGTGAAACGTGCTGACCCAGATTTTGGCATCCGGCAACAGAGCGTCAACACGCTCGCCCATCTCACGGGCCGCTTTGTTCGTGAAGGTGATCGCCAGAATGTTGTAGGGGTGCACGCCGCTTTGCACCAACTGGGCAATGCGGTGCGTGATCACCCGCGTCTTGCCCGAGCCGGGTCCGGCAAGCACGAGTAACGGTCCCTCCTTGTGGTCGACCGCCTGTTGTTGGCTGGTTGTGAGATTGTTCAAAGTCGCTGCTTGTAAAAATCGGAACTCGAGGCAAGGGCCGCGCTCCGTCCACGGCCCGTGCGAGCAATCATAAAGAATCCGCTCGCGTTTTGACCAGCCAATTGTCATTCCGACGCGTAAGGAACACTCCCCTGCCCCGTTCACCGGCGTCGAAAACTATTTCAGAGGGACAATCGGCCAGAATCGAAAGTTTTGCCATTTTTTGCGCCTTTGATGGAAATTTGCCTGTAACAAACGCCGCTGATTTACGCTTCGGTTATTATGTGACCGTTACCAAAACACCATAGCTGCGCGCTATGGGCTAGGATAATCATTCGGAGGGGGGGAGCGACAATGAGTGGCCAACCGAATCAAAACGGCGCAGAACTCGCCAATGCAAGCGTTCAAGGTAACCCGGATCGTGGCGGGTTTGCGACGAACTTTGGCTTTATTATGGCAGCTGTCGGGAGCGCCGTGGGGTTGGGGAACATATGGAAATTCCCTTACATCACCGGCGAATACGGTGGCGGTGCGTTTGTGTTGGTCTATTTGATCTGCATCGCCCTGGTCGGCTTGCCGTTGATGTATGCGGAGTTGATCATCGGGCGTCGCGGCGGCAGTGATATTCTGGGAGCGATGCGAAATCTCGCCGCTGAGGGGAGCGTGCTGGGGCGGATACTCGCCTATCTGACCGGCGGCATGGCGGTAGCCTCTGGGTTTTTGATTTTATCGTTCTATTCTGTCGTCGCTGGATGGGCGCTGCATTTTCTGGCAGTCTCTTTGGGTGCCATGCCCGATGCCCAATTGGGCGCCGAGGGAACGTTTGCTGAGGTGGCGGGTAGTGCAAACCTTTCTTCGCTTTGGCATACGATCTTCATGGCATTGACGATCACCGTAGTGGTGGGTGGGATTCATGGCGGGATTGAGAAACTGTGCAAAATCCTGATGCCGATCCTATTTTTAATGCTCGTTGCCCTGCTGTTCTACGTCGGATACACCGGTGGCTTGGAACAATCGTTGACCTTCTTGTTCAAACCCGACTTTCACAAATTGAGCGCTGCGGCCGTATTAGAGGCATTGGGGCATGCGTTCTTTACGTTGTCATTGGGCATGGGGGCGATCGTGACGTACGGGTCGTACCTCAAGAGTGAGCGGCACGTGATTCGTGACGGCATGGCCATTGCGTTTCTGGATACGCTCATCGCTTTGATGGCCGGAGCGGTGATTTTTGCTGTCGTGTTTCACGCTGGCCTGGAAGCTGAGGGAGGTCCGGGGTTGCTGTTCAAGACGCTACCGGCCCTGTTCATCAAAATGCCATACGGCGCCGCCCTTTCCAGCTTCTTTTTCCTGCTGGTGGTGTTCGCTGCCTGGTCCTCCGCCGTTTCATTGTTAGAAGTCGTGGTTGCGTACTTCGTCGACGAATGGAAGATGAAACGATCCATTGCCACTTGCCTGTTCGGGGGGTTGGTCTGGGGATTGGGCATTGCTTCGGCCTGTGATGGGAACGTCTTGGATTTCCTCGACAACTTAACAACTCGCTACATGCTGCCGCTGGGCGGATTAGCCATCGCAATTTTCGCCGGCTGGTTTGTCAGCTACGAAGATCGCAACAGTGGCTTCGCCCCGTTTGGCGAATTGGGAAAGAAGTTGCAAGCGGTCTGGTTGTTCACGATTCGTTTCGTGTCACCGGTGTTGATCGTGATTGTGATTCTCTCCAAGACAGGTGCGTTGGATTCGTTCATCAAGTAACCGGCGGGTATTCACCAGCGGCGCGTTCGCGTCTGTGGATCGGCAAGTGTTTGCACACCCGGGCCCCATTGGGGCGCGCGGTGTGCACTTCTTTGCACGTTTCACACGTGGCCAACGGACGAACCAATTTCGCACGCGATACTGGAAGAGCTTTTCGTCCTCCGTTTGCCTGTTTGCCGACGATGTCCCTATAATGGCCCTCTGCCCAGACGGCTCCAAGTGCATCCATGGCTTACCAGGAGGAGACGAATATGTCGGCGACCAATCGGCGTGGTTTTCTGAAGAGTTCGGCAGCCGTGGCCACCAATACCGCTGCCGCAGCGGTCTTGATGAGCGAAGCGCAAGCGGCAAAAGCTCCCGCCAAT from the Symmachiella macrocystis genome contains:
- a CDS encoding sodium-dependent transporter, giving the protein MSGQPNQNGAELANASVQGNPDRGGFATNFGFIMAAVGSAVGLGNIWKFPYITGEYGGGAFVLVYLICIALVGLPLMYAELIIGRRGGSDILGAMRNLAAEGSVLGRILAYLTGGMAVASGFLILSFYSVVAGWALHFLAVSLGAMPDAQLGAEGTFAEVAGSANLSSLWHTIFMALTITVVVGGIHGGIEKLCKILMPILFLMLVALLFYVGYTGGLEQSLTFLFKPDFHKLSAAAVLEALGHAFFTLSLGMGAIVTYGSYLKSERHVIRDGMAIAFLDTLIALMAGAVIFAVVFHAGLEAEGGPGLLFKTLPALFIKMPYGAALSSFFFLLVVFAAWSSAVSLLEVVVAYFVDEWKMKRSIATCLFGGLVWGLGIASACDGNVLDFLDNLTTRYMLPLGGLAIAIFAGWFVSYEDRNSGFAPFGELGKKLQAVWLFTIRFVSPVLIVIVILSKTGALDSFIK
- a CDS encoding ATP-dependent helicase, with protein sequence MNNLTTSQQQAVDHKEGPLLVLAGPGSGKTRVITHRIAQLVQSGVHPYNILAITFTNKAAREMGERVDALLPDAKIWVSTFHRFCAQLLRKHARGVGLQPNYTILDTSDQRRLLKSVLTELGHDVKHFPPAKVAARISSSKNRLVGPEEFALNPGGGIGDTMLRVVTEAYPAYQRALQDSNAVDFDDLLLHVARLLEENPALRSQLDERFQYVLVDEYQDTNLPQYRIVRALSQDFPNLCATGDPDQSIYAWRGAEIGNILRFEQDYPDAKVVRLEHNFRSTKAILRQADLLIGHNFNRKAKALLTENDEGPPVELLTFTDGAAEAEGIALRIQDLVDQAGRAWSDFAIFYRVNALSRSIERALARFHIPYQVAAGVGFYDRAEVKDIVAYLRLIANPADRTAFERVVNVPARGIGKTSLTRLTAWATGQGGGLLEAAARAEEVPKLTKRAIKALHGFYELISQLSQRTAQGVAELITQVVTQTGYDHSWLDDPTEQNMERAANVDELISAARQYDAAHGDDATLEGFLEESSLINDVDSLDEHAGSVTLMTLHAAKGLEYPVVFVVGVEQNLLPHERAINSDDPHELEEERRLLFVGMTRAEEQLMLTQTAVRDIRGQRLSTIPSPFLFEMDLAATVVETDSEYIAWDDDYAHDHSLDDFEPIIKQRPEEDAPRPQMMTAADLLNGTNTPTEIPRGFSIGMDVRHPQYGVGTVRNIDGFGRRKTVTVEFAAGECRNFDIAKSPLQPVGQR
- a CDS encoding GNAT family N-acetyltransferase, translating into MPVIRPAQHSDLNAINDIYNAAIRDSTATFDTAEKTLEERQQWFNDHSPRYSILVAEVDNQVVGWASLSRWNQKPAYDISAETTFYVAVEHRGQGIGRALKVAIIEEARHHDFHSLIALVTAESEASLHLNKMFGFVEVGVLKEIGRKFDRLLDVVILQKVLN